A stretch of the Aegilops tauschii subsp. strangulata cultivar AL8/78 chromosome 4, Aet v6.0, whole genome shotgun sequence genome encodes the following:
- the LOC109765604 gene encoding uncharacterized protein translates to MAFMASGRVAIAPTRARFVTPRSLFNWGRGAKDAETPPPQFQYHGVEPPFPMSLVANTHLRGRELSCCYRATVDGFSATDFHRRCDFKGPCVVVGYTAGGSFRFGGFSPEGYRSTDDYYDTLDAFLFYWPPAAPEDTAAAVPVVLPKVGGSGAALFDYSRGGPQFGADGLLIGPPLTAVMGVFTGPDASVGVGDLRRARSRLGLSYAKREDGKESLFGDESKVELDEVLVFCSPQIASMY, encoded by the coding sequence ATGGCGTTCATGGCGAGCGGCAGGGTGGCGATCGCTCCGACCAGAGCAAGGTTCGTCACTCCCCGCAGCCTCTTCAACTGGGGCAGAGGCGCAAAAGACGCCGAGACGCCGCCGCCGCAGTTCCAGTACCACGGCGTGGAGCCGCCGTTCCCCATGTCGCTCGTGGCCAATACGCACCTCAGAGGACGCGAGCTCAGCTGCTGTTACAGGGCCACCGTTGACGGCTTCAGCGCGACGGACTTCCACCGGCGGTGCGACTTCAAGGGCCCCTGCGTCGTCGTCGGCTACACGGCGGGaggctccttcaggttcggcggGTTCAGCCCGGAGGGGTACCGCAGCACGGACGACTACTACGACACGCTCGACGCCTTCCTCTTCTACTGGCCGCCGGCAGCGCCGGAGGACACCGCCGCTGCCGTTCCGGTGGTGCTGCCCAAGGTGGGCGGGAGCGGTGCTGCGCTGTTCGACTACTCACGGGGCGGGCCGCAGTTCGGCGCCGACGGGCTGCTCATCGGCCCGCCGCTCACCGCCGTGATGGGGGTGTTCACGGGGCCCGACGCCAGCGTTGGCGTCGGCGACCTCCGGCGCGCGCGGTCACGGCTTGGGCTGTCCTACGCGAAGAGGGAGGACGGCAAGGAGAGCCTGTTCGGCGACGAGTCCAAGGTCGAACTCGACGAGGTGCTGGTCTTCTGTAGCCCACAGATTGCCAGCATGTACTAG